A genomic window from Salvia splendens isolate huo1 chromosome 11, SspV2, whole genome shotgun sequence includes:
- the LOC121754558 gene encoding uncharacterized protein LOC121754558: protein MQPPGHENISEVSLRSGKVYQSPSHPAISPPTDFGPSREEEGESSRGGQVEEKCKEKVGGEASEEGQKEETERVKPYPYRGMVTRKKDATIDVASTFKDVDVKRNDLPSKKTDPGMFTLPISIGDIQVEHAMYDLGASINVLPHSIYRKLGEVKLVDTDIMIQLADRSYDRTTAKELSGVLLGQPFLSTASNIIDVRNGTISLDFKGEQYTFNIDEAMKRPADGENVYSVDVTEPLVQEFLEEEFLNRQFTDSAVDEEVEKEVEEWFEKIRLEK, encoded by the exons ATGCAACCGCCTGGTCATGAGAATATTAGTGAAGTATCCCTGCGGTCAGGGAAGGTCTACCAAAGCCCCAGCCATCCTGCGATATCTCCACCAACGGATTTCGGACCAAGCCGTGAGGAAGAGGGAGAATCCAGTAGAGGTGGTCAAGTGGAAGAAAAATGCAAGGAAAAGGTGGGAGGAGAGGCCTCAGAAGAAGGTCAGAAGGAAGAAACTGAAAGGGTTAAGCCTTATCCGTACCGTGGAATGGTGACAAGAAAAAAAGATGCCACAATTGATGTGGCAAGCACGTTCAAGGATGTGGATGTAAAG AGAAACGACCTCCCCTCCAAGAAAACTGATCCAGGAAtgttcacactcccaatttcAATCGGAGACATTCAGGTAGAGCACGCCATGTACGACTTGGGGGCATCTATCAATGTTCTGCCACACTCCATCTATCGGAAGCTGGGAGAGGTCAAGCTAGTCGACACGGATATAATGATACAGTTGGCCGACAGATCAT ATGACAGAACCACAGCAAAAGAGTTGAGTGGAGTCCTACTGGGACAACCATTCTTGTCCACAGCCAGCAATATCATAGATGTCCGCAATGGGACGATCAGTCTGGACTTCAAAGGAGAGCAGTATACATTCAATATCGATGAGGCCATGAAAAGGCCAGCCGACGGAGAGAACGTGTATTCCGTGGATGTGACTGAGCCCTTGGTGCAGGAATTTTTGGAAGAAGAATTTTTAAATAGGCAATTCACGGACTCCGCTGTAGATGAAGAGGTCGAAAAGGAAGTAGAAGAGTGGTTTGAGAAAATAAGGTTGGAGAAATGA